A genome region from Arachis duranensis cultivar V14167 chromosome 8, aradu.V14167.gnm2.J7QH, whole genome shotgun sequence includes the following:
- the LOC107460301 gene encoding inorganic pyrophosphatase 2 has translation MAGTVVVLDFDKTIIECDSDNWVVDELGFTDLFNQLLPTMPWNTLMDTMMMELHANGKTIDEIVKVLQRIPIHPRVVPAIKTAYAMGCDLRIVSDANTLFIDTILKNLGIRECFSEINTNPSYITEEGRLRVLPYHDSNKYHHGCSLCPPNMCKGLIIERIQDSITCGEEKKRFIYLGDGRGDYCPSLRLKEKDFMMPRKNFPVWELICKDPLLVKAEIHEWSDGEDMERILLHLINKISMEEFISADCKRQSFSVSSHESLPHVLPVRQ, from the exons ATGGCTGGGACTGTTGTTGTTTTGGACTTCGACAAGACCATTATTGAATGTGACAGTGACAACTGGGTTGTTGATGAATTGGGTTTCACTGATCTGTTTAATCAGCTTCTTCCTACCATGCCTTGGAACACTCTCATG GACACCATGATGATGGAGCTTCATGCTAATGGGAAAACCATTGATGAGATTGTGAAGGTTCTGCAGAGAATTCCTATACATCCCAGAGTTGTCCCTGCCATTAAAACCGCCTATGCTATGGG GTGTGACTTGAGGATTGTAAGTGATGCAAACACACTTTTTATTGACACTATATTGAAGAACTTAGGAATAAGGGAATGCTTCTCTGAGATCAACACTAACCCTTCCTATATTACTGAAGAGGGAAGGTTAAGAGTTTTGCCTTATCATGACTCCAACAAATATCACCATGGATGTAGCCTCTGCCCTCCAAACATGTGCAAG GGTCTAATCATAGAGAGAATCCAAGATTCAATAACATGtggtgaagagaagaagaggttCATCTATCTTGGGGATGGACGTGGGGACTATTGCCCAAGCTTGAGGCTGAAGGAAAAGGACTTTATGATGCCAAGGAAGAACTTCCCAGTTTGGGAGCTGATATGTAAAGATCCTTTGCTTGTTAAGGCCGAAATCCATGAATGGAGTGATGGAGAAGACATGGAACGTATTTTGCTGCATTTGATCAACAAGATCTCTATGGAGGAATTCATTTCAGCTGATTGCAAGAGGCAGAGTTTCTCAGTTTCTTCTCATGAGTCCTTACCTCATGTTCTCCCTGTTAGGCAGTAA
- the LOC107460281 gene encoding uncharacterized protein LOC107460281, producing the protein MPNVSLHVTLPIPRDEDKETRDKDKQRPPPRNCSNTPLTAGVSGDDQTLEQIPIVCEFPEVFSDDIDEFQPNREVKFAIELVLGAGPISSAPYRMSPLEMAKMKAQLEDLLGKHFIRPSVSPWGVSVLMVKKKDRSMRLCVDYQ; encoded by the exons ATGCCAAATGTGAGCCTGCATGTGACATTACCAATTCCAAGAGACGAGGACAAAGAAACAAGAGACAAAGATAAACAGAGACCACCACCAAGAAACTGTTCA AATACACCACTAACGGCGGGTGTTTCAGGTGATGATCAAACCTTGGAGCAGATTCCGATTGTGTGTGAGTTCCCAGAGGTGTTTTCAgatgatattgatgaatttCAACCTAACCGAGAGGTGAAATTCGCAATTGAGTTGGTGCTTGGAGCCGGTCCGATCTcgagtgctccttataggatgtcacctcTAGAAATGGCCAAGATGAAGGCTCAGCTAGAAGATCTATTGGGCAAACACTTTATTCGACCAAGTGTTTCTCCGTGGGGAGTTTCAGTGCTAAtggtaaagaagaaagacaGAAGTATGCGCTTGTGTGTCGATTATCAGTAG